One Neisseria sicca genomic region harbors:
- a CDS encoding CysB family HTH-type transcriptional regulator, translating to MKLQQLRYALEVYRHNLNVSEAADALFTSQPGISKQIRLLEEELGVQIFIRSGKRVVSVSQPGKAVLEISERILRDVQNIKNIGSEFTDHDSGALTIATTHTQARYALPLIVADFVKRYPRVNLTIKQGSPAAIAQMVSNGEADIAIVTERIDDHPELSKLTCDEWNHAVIVPKEHPLLECMNPLSIEDLASFPLITYEFAFNQGSSIARAFNKAHLDNPDVVLSAADTDVLKTYVRLGLGVGLMAKMAFDPEKDADLELVDAAHLFEPSPIWIAVRSDTYLRGYTYDFIEMFSPKLTRDVVDRILYTPVVEDFSI from the coding sequence ATGAAATTACAGCAATTGCGGTATGCGTTGGAGGTGTACCGCCATAATTTGAATGTATCTGAGGCTGCGGATGCGCTATTTACTTCGCAACCGGGTATTTCCAAGCAAATCCGCCTTTTGGAAGAAGAACTGGGGGTGCAGATTTTTATACGCAGCGGCAAGCGTGTGGTGTCTGTTTCCCAGCCGGGTAAAGCGGTGTTGGAAATTTCGGAACGGATTTTGCGCGATGTCCAAAATATTAAGAATATCGGCAGCGAGTTTACCGATCACGACAGCGGTGCTCTGACGATTGCGACGACGCATACGCAGGCACGCTATGCGCTGCCTTTGATTGTGGCGGATTTTGTGAAGCGTTATCCGAGGGTCAATCTGACGATCAAGCAGGGGAGCCCTGCTGCTATTGCGCAAATGGTCAGCAATGGCGAGGCGGATATTGCGATTGTGACGGAGCGGATTGACGATCATCCCGAACTGAGCAAGTTGACGTGTGATGAATGGAACCATGCGGTCATCGTGCCGAAAGAGCATCCTTTGTTGGAATGTATGAATCCTTTAAGTATTGAGGATTTGGCTTCGTTTCCTTTGATTACTTACGAATTTGCATTTAATCAGGGCAGCAGTATTGCGCGTGCTTTTAATAAGGCGCATTTGGATAATCCGGATGTGGTGTTGTCGGCAGCGGATACGGATGTCTTGAAGACTTATGTCCGACTGGGGCTTGGGGTCGGATTGATGGCGAAGATGGCATTTGATCCGGAGAAGGATGCGGATTTGGAATTGGTCGATGCGGCGCATCTGTTTGAACCTTCGCCCATTTGGATTGCAGTACGCTCGGATACTTATCTTCGCGGTTATACCTACGATTTTATCGAAATGTTCTCGCCGAAGCTGACGCGGGATGTGGTGGACCGTATTCTTTATACGCCGGTGGTCGAAGATTTTTCTATTTGA
- a CDS encoding transferrin-binding protein-like solute binding protein yields MKKVLALICTATLAACGGGGGGGNSTPSSQSTPNAGPSNPSTSQKPATPPSTTTPAKPETGKTPTTPKTPTAPKTPATPTVPTAAQQTVGGNSIAIDNSNIKHIRVDGVDFDLTQSGGISLNNWKGKVPGFISGIASGEPKSVQKFLVNTASANATAGVLEVNGKKQAFFSGHFTPAAELPKGQVHYNTSVAAMHSGANYNITRTELTANFDSKKLTGTISRDAKFGDNIAVNAQISGNKFEQSGATQVKGGFFGKNAAEVAGGFSSGNTVGAFVGSKK; encoded by the coding sequence ATGAAAAAAGTACTTGCATTGATTTGTACAGCAACTTTGGCTGCCTGCGGAGGCGGGGGTGGCGGTGGAAATTCCACTCCATCTTCACAATCTACGCCTAACGCAGGTCCAAGCAACCCATCAACGTCGCAGAAGCCTGCAACTCCCCCATCAACGACAACTCCTGCAAAACCTGAGACGGGTAAAACACCGACTACTCCTAAAACGCCTACCGCTCCTAAAACTCCTGCTACTCCGACGGTTCCTACCGCCGCACAGCAAACAGTTGGCGGTAATAGCATTGCCATCGATAATAGCAACATCAAACACATCCGCGTTGACGGTGTGGATTTCGACTTGACCCAAAGCGGCGGTATTTCTTTGAATAATTGGAAAGGCAAAGTTCCTGGTTTCATTTCAGGAATTGCATCCGGCGAGCCGAAATCCGTACAGAAATTCTTGGTCAATACCGCTTCAGCAAACGCTACTGCCGGCGTGTTGGAAGTTAACGGCAAAAAACAAGCTTTCTTCAGCGGACACTTTACGCCCGCAGCCGAGCTGCCTAAAGGGCAAGTTCATTACAACACCAGCGTTGCCGCTATGCATAGCGGCGCAAATTACAATATTACCCGCACAGAGTTGACTGCCAATTTTGACAGTAAAAAATTAACAGGCACTATCTCTCGTGATGCTAAATTTGGCGACAACATTGCTGTTAATGCCCAAATTAGCGGCAACAAGTTTGAACAATCTGGTGCGACCCAAGTCAAAGGCGGTTTCTTTGGCAAAAATGCAGCGGAAGTTGCAGGCGGATTCTCTAGCGGCAATACGGTAGGCGCATTCGTCGGCTCGAAGAAATAA
- a CDS encoding TonB-dependent siderophore receptor, translating to MNNTNKEKLFKLSTLAFCLAALPQAVHGAEEVQQVELKQVNVVGKNRSLRTENQNSYTVSAMRSTTGLVLSPREIPQSVSVITKKQLEDQGVTSLEGALQNATGVNVFKSGGRTHFMSRGYFIEQLEEDGIATQIGSPGGFGLGGPSGDPTSVTDIAMYDRIEVVRGAAGLTQANNEPGGTINAVRKKPTSKRQLSADLTVNTWGKVGGTFDASGALSPEHGLRGRFVGSVGSNKTFQDQSGGRDILLYGVMDKDIGDNSKLTWGASYLNQTKTPDPDGLPMRADGKEWKRSRYLGADWNEARLKKHNLFAEFEHYFNDNWKLSSKLDWRKSDNSKEYYTLGGTDNGIGADGLGKTYSFDRYDTDSRQFTFQNNLTGRIFSFGQSHDLFFMHSYSREKMNTGNRWFDDSSTYNADAFNGSEKAKPDWNADTAKSRGGNGNYRTHAFGLGARINPTDKLHVIVGGRYTNWHRNLYWDRNLKDSSEGTYYALKRNRFIPYAGITYDITPKQSVYAAYTSIFKQTMNRDYNDNLLPPIMGRNYEIGWKGEWNEGRLNTSVALYRADKDNNNQRVNAKPHPYWEPLDQSSRGLDAEISGSLTDRWQVYAGYTFNRSTNRNSVGNNVESRLKGYNFSSHTPKHMFRLYTSYILPVDDGKWTVGLGLKSSSKTANSYGSIKQGGYTVWNTNVQYRPSKNLQLGLAVNNLTDKRYYENQYSRAANSGSFYGEPRNAVFSLKWKM from the coding sequence ATGAACAATACAAACAAAGAGAAACTTTTCAAACTCAGCACCTTGGCGTTCTGCCTTGCCGCGCTGCCGCAAGCCGTTCACGGCGCTGAAGAAGTGCAGCAGGTGGAATTAAAGCAGGTCAATGTGGTCGGCAAAAACCGCAGCCTGCGAACCGAAAATCAAAACAGCTATACCGTATCCGCGATGCGCTCGACTACGGGGTTGGTGCTTTCTCCGAGAGAAATTCCCCAATCCGTCAGCGTCATCACCAAAAAACAACTTGAAGACCAAGGCGTGACCAGCCTCGAAGGCGCTTTGCAAAACGCCACGGGCGTCAACGTCTTCAAAAGCGGCGGGCGCACGCATTTCATGTCGCGCGGCTATTTTATCGAGCAACTTGAAGAAGACGGCATTGCCACTCAAATCGGCTCGCCCGGCGGATTCGGCTTGGGCGGTCCGTCCGGCGACCCGACCAGCGTAACCGATATAGCGATGTACGACCGCATCGAAGTGGTACGCGGCGCGGCCGGGCTGACGCAGGCAAACAACGAACCGGGCGGCACGATTAACGCCGTCCGTAAGAAACCAACCTCCAAACGCCAGCTTTCCGCCGATTTGACGGTCAACACATGGGGCAAAGTGGGCGGCACGTTTGACGCGTCAGGCGCTTTAAGTCCGGAACACGGCCTGCGCGGACGCTTTGTCGGCTCGGTTGGCAGCAACAAAACCTTCCAAGACCAATCCGGCGGCCGCGACATCCTGCTTTACGGCGTGATGGACAAAGACATCGGCGACAACAGCAAGCTCACTTGGGGCGCGAGCTATCTCAACCAAACCAAAACGCCCGACCCCGACGGCCTGCCTATGCGCGCAGACGGCAAAGAATGGAAACGCAGCCGCTATCTCGGTGCAGATTGGAACGAAGCCCGTCTGAAAAAACACAACCTCTTTGCCGAGTTTGAACATTATTTCAACGACAACTGGAAACTGAGCAGCAAGCTGGACTGGCGCAAAAGCGACAACTCAAAAGAATATTACACGCTGGGCGGTACAGACAACGGCATAGGCGCAGACGGTTTGGGCAAAACTTACAGCTTCGACCGCTACGACACGGACAGCCGCCAGTTTACTTTCCAAAACAACCTGACCGGCCGTATTTTCTCCTTCGGCCAAAGCCACGACCTCTTCTTCATGCACAGCTATTCCAGAGAGAAGATGAACACGGGCAACCGCTGGTTCGACGACAGCAGTACATATAACGCAGATGCGTTCAACGGCAGCGAAAAAGCCAAACCCGATTGGAATGCCGATACCGCCAAGTCACGCGGCGGCAACGGCAACTACCGCACTCACGCCTTCGGTTTGGGCGCGCGCATCAATCCTACCGACAAACTGCACGTCATTGTCGGCGGACGCTATACCAACTGGCACCGCAACCTCTATTGGGACAGAAACCTCAAAGACAGCTCGGAAGGCACGTATTACGCGCTCAAACGCAACCGCTTCATCCCCTATGCCGGCATCACTTACGACATTACACCTAAACAAAGCGTTTACGCCGCCTATACATCCATCTTCAAACAAACGATGAACCGCGACTACAACGACAACCTGTTGCCGCCGATTATGGGGCGCAACTACGAAATCGGCTGGAAAGGCGAATGGAACGAAGGCCGTCTGAATACTTCCGTCGCCCTCTACCGAGCCGACAAAGACAACAACAACCAACGCGTCAATGCCAAGCCACATCCTTATTGGGAACCGCTGGATCAAAGCAGCCGCGGTTTGGACGCCGAAATCTCCGGCAGCCTGACCGACCGTTGGCAGGTTTACGCAGGCTACACCTTCAACCGCAGCACCAACCGCAACAGCGTCGGTAACAATGTTGAATCGCGCCTAAAAGGCTACAACTTCAGCAGCCATACGCCGAAGCATATGTTCCGCCTCTACACCAGCTACATCCTGCCGGTGGATGACGGTAAATGGACGGTCGGGCTGGGCTTAAAGAGCAGCAGCAAAACCGCCAACTCCTACGGCTCCATCAAGCAAGGCGGCTACACGGTTTGGAATACCAACGTCCAATACCGCCCGAGCAAAAACCTGCAACTGGGGCTGGCGGTCAACAACCTGACCGACAAACGCTACTACGAAAACCAATACAGCCGTGCCGCCAACAGCGGCAGCTTCTACGGCGAACCGCGCAATGCCGTGTTCAGCCTGAAGTGGAAGATGTAG
- a CDS encoding chorismate mutase, protein MIIVMRKWSSEESVRRVVDTIRSRGLREHISRGEERTIIGALGDERVFHSNELARLPDVERVFRVLNDWKIISREGQSEDSKISIRGVLFGGEKVLDIAADINRIEDADAGFVDPFYLSARPYAEMDNGSEKARIQLMQQDIRRLHEQGKPILVRIRDVRQIDEALKAQADVLYLGGELMGNRVLLDEVGRLNTPVVLCKDKHHRVDDWLAAAEHIALRGNHHIILGEAGTLSFEPEHAYRLDVDAIVRVRQTCHLPVIANITRLWHNDMPQHILYRLAQAAGVNGIVGSGVD, encoded by the coding sequence ATGATTATCGTAATGCGCAAATGGTCGAGTGAGGAATCTGTTCGACGGGTGGTGGATACGATTCGCAGCCGTGGCTTGCGGGAACATATTTCGCGTGGCGAAGAAAGGACGATTATCGGCGCGCTGGGCGACGAGCGGGTCTTCCATTCCAATGAATTGGCGCGGCTGCCCGATGTGGAACGCGTGTTCCGGGTTTTGAACGATTGGAAAATCATCAGTCGGGAGGGGCAGTCTGAAGACAGCAAGATTTCGATACGGGGTGTGTTGTTTGGCGGCGAGAAGGTTTTGGATATTGCGGCGGATATCAATCGGATTGAGGATGCGGATGCGGGATTTGTCGATCCGTTTTATCTGTCGGCACGGCCTTATGCGGAAATGGACAATGGGAGCGAAAAGGCGAGAATCCAACTGATGCAGCAGGATATTCGGCGGCTTCATGAACAGGGAAAACCGATTTTGGTGCGTATCCGCGATGTGCGTCAGATTGATGAGGCTTTGAAGGCGCAGGCAGACGTTTTGTATCTGGGCGGAGAGCTGATGGGGAATCGGGTCTTGTTGGATGAAGTGGGTCGTCTGAATACGCCGGTAGTGTTATGTAAAGATAAGCATCATCGGGTTGATGATTGGCTGGCGGCTGCCGAGCACATCGCTTTACGCGGCAATCACCATATTATCTTGGGTGAGGCAGGGACTTTGAGTTTCGAGCCGGAACATGCTTATCGTTTGGATGTGGATGCGATTGTCAGGGTGCGGCAAACCTGTCATCTGCCGGTGATTGCGAACATCACGCGGTTGTGGCACAACGATATGCCGCAACATATCTTATATCGGTTGGCGCAGGCTGCCGGTGTTAATGGGATTGTCGGTTCCGGGGTGGATTGA
- a CDS encoding ABC transporter ATP-binding protein/permease has protein sequence MNILKKFFRLARPFWTGAHGRIQWLMLAVLIGFTLCSITISVWIAAWDKRFYDALAAFDGASMPTLIVEYLGYMAMIIGCIVCGDWLQKRLIFRWRTQLTEQFQQNWLEGHKHYRLRLTGEPDNPDQRIAEDIYLLADKSISLFRSFINNIAKFSAFVAVLWTLSGVQTFNIGGRDITIHGYLVWVALIYSVISTLIAHLVGRKLKNLNIDRQHREADYRAALLRVRDHAEQIAFYNGGEAETGRLKQRYLRIRDNWRRLTNCEFRQETFWATYVRISIFIPILATLPMYLAKTMTFGDMLQTRTSFARVQDSFGWFTDSYRRLIEWAAVVERLSGFQTALEQVEQEGRSAARPTPAPALTLNNHRQSGILVLQNLTVHTQTGSPLLTDINLEAHAPEWVLFEGRSGIGKSTLLRALAGLWPYYQGSFALDGNLLFLPQRPYLPADTLRHTVSYPHPACQDDRLIQTTLEQVGLGRLKDNLDKPYEWHGILSGGEQQRLSLARALLHKPQILFLDEATNQLDGESALALMQVLKQNLPDTLVIGISHQPEIQTLFGRKVNLKPLDELANRSD, from the coding sequence ATGAACATCCTCAAAAAATTCTTCCGACTCGCCCGCCCTTTTTGGACAGGGGCACACGGGCGCATTCAATGGCTGATGCTCGCCGTCCTCATCGGCTTCACCCTTTGTTCCATCACCATCAGCGTTTGGATCGCCGCGTGGGACAAACGCTTCTACGACGCGCTCGCCGCATTTGACGGCGCGTCCATGCCCACGCTCATCGTCGAATACCTCGGCTACATGGCGATGATTATCGGCTGCATCGTCTGCGGCGACTGGCTGCAAAAACGCCTCATCTTCCGCTGGCGCACCCAACTGACCGAACAATTCCAGCAAAACTGGCTCGAAGGCCACAAACACTACCGCCTGCGCCTGACCGGTGAACCCGACAACCCCGACCAGCGCATCGCCGAAGACATCTACCTCCTCGCCGACAAAAGCATCAGCCTCTTTCGCTCCTTCATCAATAATATTGCCAAATTCAGCGCATTCGTCGCCGTATTGTGGACGCTCTCCGGCGTGCAGACCTTCAACATCGGCGGACGCGACATCACCATACACGGCTACCTCGTCTGGGTTGCCCTGATTTATTCCGTCATCAGCACCCTGATTGCCCACCTCGTCGGCCGCAAACTCAAAAACCTCAATATCGACCGCCAGCACCGCGAAGCCGACTACCGCGCCGCCCTCCTGCGCGTGCGCGACCACGCCGAACAAATCGCCTTTTACAACGGCGGCGAAGCCGAAACAGGCCGTCTGAAACAGCGTTACCTCCGCATCCGCGACAACTGGCGTCGTCTTACCAACTGCGAATTCCGCCAGGAAACCTTCTGGGCGACCTATGTCCGCATCAGCATCTTCATCCCCATCCTCGCCACCCTACCCATGTACCTCGCCAAAACCATGACCTTCGGCGACATGCTGCAGACCCGCACATCGTTTGCCCGCGTCCAAGACAGCTTCGGCTGGTTTACCGACTCCTACCGCCGACTCATCGAATGGGCGGCAGTCGTCGAACGCCTCTCCGGTTTTCAGACGGCCTTGGAACAAGTTGAACAAGAAGGCAGAAGCGCCGCCCGCCCAACGCCCGCACCCGCCCTGACTTTAAACAACCACCGCCAAAGCGGCATCCTCGTCCTGCAAAACCTCACCGTCCACACCCAAACCGGCAGCCCCCTGCTTACCGACATCAACCTCGAAGCCCACGCCCCCGAATGGGTATTATTCGAAGGCAGAAGCGGCATCGGCAAATCCACCCTGCTGCGCGCCCTCGCAGGCTTATGGCCGTATTACCAAGGCAGCTTCGCCCTCGACGGCAACCTCCTCTTTCTTCCCCAACGCCCCTACCTCCCCGCCGACACCCTGCGCCACACCGTCAGCTATCCCCACCCCGCCTGCCAAGACGACCGACTTATTCAGACGACCTTGGAACAAGTCGGACTAGGCCGCCTGAAAGATAATTTAGACAAACCATACGAATGGCACGGCATCCTCTCCGGCGGCGAACAGCAACGCCTCAGCCTCGCCCGCGCGCTGCTGCACAAACCGCAAATCCTGTTCCTCGACGAAGCCACCAACCAGCTCGACGGTGAATCCGCATTGGCGCTGATGCAGGTTCTCAAACAAAACCTTCCCGACACCCTCGTCATCGGTATCAGCCACCAACCCGAAATCCAAACCTTGTTCGGACGTAAAGTTAATTTAAAACCACTCGACGAACTTGCAAACCGTTCAGATTAG
- a CDS encoding AsmA family protein — MNLLPNSGKFWLKFLIFSLIAVIATAAGLYASVYNFFTPKRIETLTQSALQSTQRTIRFSPEIRRSWFPRPTLTLKNVVISYPNSTQAAIHIKETNIGIGWSSLWNDTPIIEKWVLKGADVSIERTENGKWSLQDLWQQPRNTATLNRLVVESSTLRLKLDNTPYTIEDFSLNLRSEDSDGRRFKIGGNIRNPQFPLEWNGNGLLQTNAANWSIPELRFEAQSRRDQNTVKINITSALDWQTQNHTLQVSNINLRADSVQQNLHLTAQAPLLIFKDNHLSLNTVSGAFTAGSPDSQWDGSFKLDKTNLRPSVITLDSFDLNGRYKNQLRQTSFTVSGPMLWQKKTGLQSDSLRITTLQDTVNRLPQPRFISMLDGNFSLTDSGNWQGSFKGTFDRQPVALSLKYQTQAEQKPRLEAGVALQKLNLTPYLEDFQAGSDDPYPKFLNHANTPDIEASIKVNNIQTPGFQLDNVETRLTANNEHITLSNFKAGLYGGRTEGGISIANTTPLSYHLQQNAESVQIQPLLQDLFGFHSFSGNGNAVIDLTTKGNNRDQMLKNLNGMLTLNISEGAWHGIDMDNILKNGIISKDNTQQTPPPKTPFHHFVLNSEIDKGISRHVNTELFSDSLHVVSSGYTDLSTQELSEDLLIRNALNPQNKPIPLKIRGTVQNPSITIDYNRLTDGLNSPQEKQKALENTLREQWQWINPNRK, encoded by the coding sequence ATGAACCTTCTGCCAAACTCCGGAAAATTCTGGCTGAAATTCCTCATCTTCAGCCTCATAGCGGTCATCGCCACCGCAGCCGGACTATACGCATCGGTTTACAACTTCTTCACACCCAAACGCATCGAAACCCTTACCCAATCCGCCCTGCAATCAACCCAACGCACCATCCGCTTCAGCCCGGAAATCCGGCGCAGTTGGTTCCCCCGCCCCACCCTTACCCTTAAAAACGTCGTCATCTCCTACCCCAACAGCACGCAAGCCGCCATCCACATTAAAGAAACCAACATCGGAATCGGCTGGAGCAGTCTGTGGAACGACACACCCATTATCGAAAAATGGGTGCTTAAAGGCGCAGATGTCTCAATCGAACGCACCGAAAACGGCAAATGGAGCCTGCAAGACCTTTGGCAGCAGCCACGCAACACAGCCACGCTCAACCGCCTCGTCGTAGAAAGCAGCACCCTGCGTCTGAAACTCGACAACACACCGTACACCATCGAAGACTTCAGCCTCAACCTCCGTTCGGAAGATTCCGACGGCCGCCGTTTCAAAATCGGCGGCAACATCCGCAATCCGCAGTTCCCCCTCGAATGGAACGGCAACGGCCTGCTTCAAACCAACGCAGCAAACTGGAGCATTCCCGAGCTCCGCTTTGAAGCGCAGAGCCGCCGCGACCAAAACACGGTAAAAATCAATATCACCAGCGCCTTAGACTGGCAAACGCAAAACCACACCCTGCAAGTCAGCAACATCAACCTGCGCGCAGACAGCGTTCAACAAAACCTCCACTTGACCGCCCAAGCACCCCTACTCATCTTCAAAGACAACCACCTCAGCCTCAATACCGTCAGCGGAGCCTTTACCGCAGGCTCGCCCGACAGCCAATGGGACGGCTCCTTCAAACTCGACAAAACCAATCTGCGTCCGAGCGTCATCACCCTGGACAGCTTCGATCTCAACGGCAGATACAAAAACCAACTGCGCCAAACCAGCTTTACCGTCAGCGGCCCCATGTTGTGGCAGAAAAAAACCGGATTGCAATCCGACAGCCTGCGCATTACCACCCTGCAGGACACCGTCAACCGACTGCCCCAACCGCGCTTTATCAGCATGCTCGACGGAAATTTCAGCCTGACCGATTCCGGCAACTGGCAAGGCAGCTTCAAAGGCACATTCGACCGCCAACCCGTTGCCTTGAGCTTAAAATATCAAACCCAAGCCGAGCAAAAACCCAGACTCGAAGCAGGCGTCGCCCTGCAAAAACTCAACCTCACCCCCTACTTGGAAGACTTTCAAGCCGGTTCAGACGACCCCTACCCGAAATTTCTCAACCACGCCAACACCCCCGATATCGAAGCCAGCATCAAGGTCAACAATATCCAAACGCCCGGTTTCCAATTGGACAACGTCGAAACCCGGCTGACCGCCAATAACGAACATATCACCCTGAGCAACTTCAAAGCCGGACTCTACGGAGGCCGTACCGAGGGCGGCATCAGCATAGCCAACACCACACCCCTCTCCTACCACCTCCAACAAAACGCAGAAAGCGTACAAATCCAACCCTTGCTGCAAGACCTGTTCGGTTTCCACAGCTTCAGCGGCAACGGCAACGCCGTCATCGACCTGACCACCAAAGGCAACAACCGCGATCAAATGCTCAAAAACCTCAACGGGATGCTGACCCTCAACATCTCCGAAGGCGCATGGCACGGTATCGACATGGACAACATCCTCAAAAACGGCATCATCAGTAAAGACAACACCCAACAAACCCCGCCGCCCAAAACCCCTTTCCACCATTTCGTCCTCAACAGCGAAATCGACAAAGGCATCAGCCGCCATGTCAACACCGAACTCTTTTCCGACAGCCTGCACGTTGTCAGCAGCGGCTATACCGACCTCAGCACCCAAGAGCTATCGGAAGACCTGCTCATCCGCAATGCCCTGAACCCGCAAAACAAACCCATTCCGCTCAAAATCAGAGGCACGGTACAAAACCCGTCCATCACCATCGACTACAACCGCCTGACCGACGGCCTCAACAGCCCGCAGGAAAAACAAAAAGCCCTCGAAAACACCCTGCGCGAACAATGGCAATGGATCAACCCCAACCGCAAATAA
- a CDS encoding helix-turn-helix domain-containing protein, giving the protein MSKYTLHFKYQAVLHYLHIRSQQRTADHYGISRTHLRRWIRAYQEGGIGALEHPQSKTMPQHRKNPFIADKPDQEKTQAELIEELCYMRAEVAYLKELKALSQKQTAKDKAKPSKH; this is encoded by the coding sequence ATGAGCAAATATACATTACACTTCAAATACCAAGCCGTACTCCACTACCTGCATATACGCAGCCAACAGCGTACCGCAGATCACTACGGCATTTCCCGAACCCACCTGAGACGATGGATACGCGCCTATCAAGAAGGCGGCATCGGCGCACTCGAACATCCCCAATCCAAAACCATGCCCCAACATCGAAAAAACCCCTTCATCGCAGATAAACCCGACCAAGAAAAAACGCAGGCAGAGCTTATTGAAGAGTTGTGCTATATGCGCGCAGAGGTCGCCTACCTAAAGGAGTTAAAAGCCCTCAGCCAAAAGCAGACCGCAAAGGACAAAGCCAAACCGTCCAAACACTGA
- a CDS encoding IS3 family transposase, translated as MLYARRGRLPKGVKSPQPKADRKGQSQTVQTLRAQHPLKYLLHIANLPKSSFYYHHQNRPDPDEADKALLVETYRRHKGRYGQRRIAAALGWNRKKAARLMKQLELKALIRAKKAYRHPAMGEISENLLKRLFKAEKPNEKWLTDVTELKGKDGKLYLSPILDLFNREIVAYAMSRRADSEMVKEMLEKATPRLTDKGTMLHSDQGVLYRTAGYRELLAEHSMVQSMSRKANCWDNAPMESFFAVLKTECFYNAGELTVDELMKQIDDYMDYYNRERCSLKLKKLSPVAYRTQLAQSA; from the coding sequence GTGCTATATGCGCGCAGAGGTCGCCTACCTAAAGGAGTTAAAAGCCCTCAGCCAAAAGCAGACCGCAAAGGACAAAGCCAAACCGTCCAAACACTGAGGGCGCAACACCCGCTCAAATACCTGCTGCACATCGCAAACCTGCCTAAAAGCAGCTTTTACTACCACCACCAAAACCGACCCGACCCCGACGAAGCCGACAAAGCCCTCCTTGTCGAAACCTACCGGCGGCATAAAGGACGCTACGGACAAAGGCGCATTGCCGCAGCATTGGGTTGGAACCGCAAAAAAGCGGCGCGGTTGATGAAGCAGTTGGAACTGAAAGCCCTCATACGGGCGAAAAAAGCCTACCGCCATCCCGCTATGGGCGAAATATCGGAAAACCTCCTCAAACGCCTATTCAAAGCTGAAAAGCCCAACGAAAAATGGCTGACCGACGTTACCGAACTCAAAGGGAAGGACGGCAAACTGTACCTCTCACCGATATTGGACCTGTTCAACCGGGAAATCGTCGCCTACGCCATGAGCCGCAGAGCCGACAGCGAAATGGTGAAGGAAATGCTTGAAAAAGCCACACCCCGTCTGACTGATAAAGGAACGATGCTTCATTCGGACCAAGGTGTGCTGTACCGTACGGCGGGGTATAGGGAATTGCTTGCGGAGCATTCCATGGTTCAAAGCATGTCGCGAAAGGCGAACTGTTGGGACAATGCGCCGATGGAGAGCTTCTTTGCGGTGTTGAAGACGGAGTGTTTCTATAACGCAGGTGAATTGACGGTAGATGAATTGATGAAGCAGATAGATGACTATATGGATTACTACAACCGGGAGCGTTGCAGTTTGAAATTGAAAAAGCTGAGTCCTGTCGCATACAGAACCCAGCTTGCACAGAGCGCCTGA
- a CDS encoding OmpA family protein, which produces MTKQLKLSALFVALVASGTAMASEAHTKHGYTVSSQSQEVVRNNYGECWKNSYFDKETQGRVECGDREAVAAVQQAPEYVDETVSLSAKTLFGFDKDILRPEAQENLNSLAQRLSNENVQTVRIEGHTDFMGSEEYNQNLSERRANVVANYLVGRGVPSSKVSATGLGESQAQMTATCEAEVAKLGKKVSKAKKRAALIACIEPDRRVDVKIRSTVTKQVAPGQTIEGQGERPAVDEGWIPSPYNGVHGYAKP; this is translated from the coding sequence ATGACCAAACAGCTGAAATTAAGCGCATTGTTCGTTGCATTGGTTGCTTCAGGCACTGCAATGGCAAGTGAAGCGCACACCAAACACGGCTACACCGTAAGCAGCCAATCTCAAGAAGTCGTCCGTAACAACTACGGCGAGTGCTGGAAAAACAGCTACTTCGACAAAGAAACCCAAGGTCGTGTCGAATGTGGTGACCGCGAAGCGGTAGCCGCAGTTCAACAAGCTCCCGAATACGTTGACGAAACTGTTTCCCTGTCTGCGAAAACCCTGTTCGGCTTCGACAAAGACATCCTGCGTCCTGAAGCTCAAGAAAACCTGAACAGCCTGGCTCAACGCCTGAGCAACGAAAACGTACAAACCGTACGTATCGAAGGTCATACCGACTTCATGGGTTCTGAAGAGTACAACCAAAACCTGTCTGAGCGTCGTGCCAACGTAGTGGCCAACTACTTGGTAGGTCGTGGCGTTCCTTCCAGCAAAGTTTCCGCTACAGGTCTTGGTGAGTCTCAAGCTCAAATGACTGCTACTTGTGAAGCAGAAGTAGCAAAACTGGGCAAAAAAGTATCCAAAGCCAAAAAACGCGCTGCTTTGATCGCATGTATCGAGCCTGACCGTCGCGTTGATGTGAAAATCCGCAGCACTGTTACCAAACAAGTTGCTCCGGGTCAAACAATTGAAGGTCAAGGCGAACGTCCGGCAGTGGATGAAGGCTGGATTCCTTCTCCATACAACGGCGTACACGGCTACGCTAAGCCTTAA